The DNA segment GGCCAACGGCATCGTGATGGCCTATGAACAACTGAAACCGGAAGTTCCGATTGTGGTGCGCCTTACCGGAACCAACGAAGACAAGGCCAAAGTCATTCTCAAAAAAGTAAATCTGGAATCGGCTGACACCCTTGACAATGTGGTTAAGAAAGCAATTGCTCTGGCCGAGGCCGATGCGGCCGCGGCGGGAGGTGGGAAATGAGTATTCTTATTAATAAAAAGACCAAAGTGGTGGTGCAGGGAATCACCGGCCGGGACGGTTCTTTCCATGCCGACCAGATGAAAAAGTATGGTACCAATGTGGTCGGGGGGGTAACCCCCGGCAAGGGCGGTACGACCATCAATGGTATTCCGGTATTTAATACGGTCGCCGATGCGGTGGCCAAAACCGGCGCCAATACATCGGTGATTTATGTCCCGCCGGCATTTTCGATTGATGCCGTCTATGAAGCAGTGGATGCGGGGATCAAGTTAGTTGTCTGTATCACCGAAGGGGTGCCGGCCAACGATATGCTGAAGGTTTATGAATATGTCAAATCCAAAGGGGCGCGCCTGATCGGGCCCAACTGCCCCGGATTGATATCGCCCGGGGAATCGAAAGTCGGCATCATGCCCGGCACTATCGTGGCCAAAGGGCCGGTCGGGGTCGTGTCCCGCTCCGGCACTCTGACGTACGAAGCGATCTGGGCCCTGACCTCGGCGGGAATCGGGCAAACGACTTGTATCGGTATCGGCGGGGACCAGATTATCGGTACGAATTTCCTCGATGCGCTCGAAATGTTCGAGGCCGATCCGGCCACGAAGGCGGTCGTCATGATTGGTGAAATCGGCGGCAATGACGAGGAAATGGCGGCCAAATATGTGAAAAGCAAAATGACCAAGCCGGTGGTCGGTTTTATTGCCGGACGGATGGCGCCTCCGGGAAAAAGAATGGGGCATGCCGGTGCTATTATATCGGGCGGTTCCGGGACGGCCAAAGATAAGATTGAAGCGCTCAATAAAGCGGGGATACCGGTGGCCGATTCGCCGACCCAGATACCGTTGCTGATTAAGCAGAAGATGGCCGGCGTGAAAAAGGCCGGGACAGCCAAGGCAACGGTAAAGAAAACGGGACCCGGGAAGAGTTCGAAAATGACCAATAAAAAGACAAAAAATACGGCGTCCGGGAAAAAGCCGGGTAAAACTAGAAAGGGTGGCAGTAAGAGAAGGTAGGATTAGCCTGTCCTTCTCTCAAAGGAGACCATGATATGACCGATGCCGAATCGAAACCGCAAGTTTCGGGAACAACTCCGGAAGAGACAAATAAGACGGAAGGCAATTTGCCCCCGCTCAATATATTCCTGCATTGGTGCAAGGGATGCAATATCTGCATTGCCTATTGTCCCAATAAGGTCCTTGAGCCGGATCGCGATGGCAAGCCGATTCTGGCCCATCCGGAAAAATGTACACAATGCGCAATATGCTGGCTTCATTGTCCGGATTTTGCCATAACCTCCAATTATAAATAAACGGAGGAGACAGGATAAATGACAAATATTAAACATGACAGGGCGAGGTTGTTGCAGGGAAATGAAGCCTGCGTTCAGGGAGCACTGTATGCCGGTGTCAAATTTTTCGCCGGTTATCCTATCACCCCGTCCACCGAAATCGCCGAGGGTCTGGCCCGGGAACTGCCGAAGACCGGCGGCAAATTCATACAGATGGAAGATGAAATCGGCTCGATTGCGGCCGTCATTGGGGCATCGAACGCCGGCTCCAAATCGATGACGGCCACCTCCGGCCCCGGTTTTTCGCTGATGCAGGAAAATATCGGATATGCCTATATGACCGAAACCCCGTGCGTTATCGTCAATGTCCAGCGCGGAGGACCGTCGACCGGCCTGCCGACTAAAATCAGCCAGTCCGATATCATGCAGGCCCGCTGGGGAACGCACGGCGACTATACCGCCATAACCCTGGCGCCGTCCTCGGTGAAAGAATGTTTTGAAGAGACGGTTCGGGCTTTTAATCTCTCCGAGAGGTTCCGTACTCCTGTGACGGTTTTGACCGATGAAGTCCTGGGTCATATGCGGGAAATGATGATAGTTCCGGAAGCCGGGGCGCTCGATGTTTTGGATCGGGAGAAACCGGAAGTTCCGGCGGATTGGTACAAGCATTTCGAATTGACCGCAAATTTTGTCAGTCCGATGGCGTCTTTCGGCGAGGGGTACCGCTACAATGTGTCCGGTCTCACGCACGATCAGGCCGGATTCCCCACCAATGTTCCGTCCGAAATTCGGGAGAAACTCGACAAACTTAAACTGAAAATCGAACGGTTCACGGATGAAATTATCAAGATCCGCACGGAGATGATAGATGATGCCAGAATCGCCGTGATATCGTGCGGCACCGTGGCGCGGGCCGCCATCCAGGCGGTCAAAATCGCCCGGGATAATCGTCTCAAAGTCGGCGCCATTCAGCCCCTGACGCTCTGGCCGTTCCCCGATAATCAACTGCGGCAACTTCTGACCAATGTGCGTAAAGTAATAGTCGCGGAATTGAACATGGGTCAGGTGGTGAATGAAATCAGGCGAATCGTCCCCGATCATACCGAGGTCTTCTTCCTGGGACGCTATGACGGTGAAGTGATGACCCCGCAGCAGATTTATGAGAAAATTAAGGAGGTCAAATAATGGCAACCGACTTACAACAGAAATCGGATGTAACCCATCACTATCTCCGGACAAAGAAGAAATTTCCCAATGTCTGGTGCGCCGGATGCGGCAATGGAATCGTGATGGGAGCCCTGATTCGGGCCATTGATCGCCTGCAGATCGACAAGGATGATGTGGCGGTGGTTTCCGGTATCGGCTGCTCCAGCCGTATGCCGGTCTATCTCGATTTCAATACGCTTCATACTACGCACGGCCGGGCCCTGGCCTTCGCCACCGGCGTTAAAGTGGCCAAGCCAGAGTTGAAAGTTATCGTCATTACCGGCGACGGTGACGCTCTCGCGATCGGCGGCAATCATTTCATTCATGCCTGCCGGAGGAACATCGATATCACGACCATTTTAATCAATAACAAAATCTACGGCATGACGGGCGGGCAGTTTTCTCCGACCACTACGGCGGGAGCGTATGCAACAACGGCCCCGTACGGTAATTACGAGAAGCAGTTCGATGTCACCAAACTGGCGATCGCGGCGGGCGCGTCGTATGTCGCCCGGGGGACGGTTTATCATGTACAGCAACTGGAAAAATTAATCGAGGGCGCCATAAATAAAAAGGGTTTCTCCGTGGTGGAAGCGGTCTCCAACTGTCATACCTATTACGGGCGGATGAATCGCGAAGGGGATGCCGTGGCGATGATCAGCTGGATGAAAGATCATGCGATGCCGATTCAGGCGGCGACCAAACTCCCGCCGGAAAAAATGGTCGGCAAATTCGTCACCGGTTTGCTCCATGAGACCAATGCGACGGAATTTTGCGAGGAATATCAGATGCTGGTTGACCGGCTGGCGGCCAAGGAGGTGGGTAAATGAAAGCGGTAGCAAAACGCAAAAGCGACCGTTA comes from the Candidatus Zixiibacteriota bacterium genome and includes:
- the korB gene encoding 2-oxoglutarate synthase subunit KorB encodes the protein MATDLQQKSDVTHHYLRTKKKFPNVWCAGCGNGIVMGALIRAIDRLQIDKDDVAVVSGIGCSSRMPVYLDFNTLHTTHGRALAFATGVKVAKPELKVIVITGDGDALAIGGNHFIHACRRNIDITTILINNKIYGMTGGQFSPTTTAGAYATTAPYGNYEKQFDVTKLAIAAGASYVARGTVYHVQQLEKLIEGAINKKGFSVVEAVSNCHTYYGRMNREGDAVAMISWMKDHAMPIQAATKLPPEKMVGKFVTGLLHETNATEFCEEYQMLVDRLAAKEVGK
- the sucD gene encoding succinyl-CoA synthetase alpha chain (Evidence 2a : Function from experimental evidences in other organisms; Product type e : enzyme), with amino-acid sequence MSILINKKTKVVVQGITGRDGSFHADQMKKYGTNVVGGVTPGKGGTTINGIPVFNTVADAVAKTGANTSVIYVPPAFSIDAVYEAVDAGIKLVVCITEGVPANDMLKVYEYVKSKGARLIGPNCPGLISPGESKVGIMPGTIVAKGPVGVVSRSGTLTYEAIWALTSAGIGQTTCIGIGGDQIIGTNFLDALEMFEADPATKAVVMIGEIGGNDEEMAAKYVKSKMTKPVVGFIAGRMAPPGKRMGHAGAIISGGSGTAKDKIEALNKAGIPVADSPTQIPLLIKQKMAGVKKAGTAKATVKKTGPGKSSKMTNKKTKNTASGKKPGKTRKGGSKRR
- the korA gene encoding 2-oxoglutarate synthase subunit KorA; translated protein: MTNIKHDRARLLQGNEACVQGALYAGVKFFAGYPITPSTEIAEGLARELPKTGGKFIQMEDEIGSIAAVIGASNAGSKSMTATSGPGFSLMQENIGYAYMTETPCVIVNVQRGGPSTGLPTKISQSDIMQARWGTHGDYTAITLAPSSVKECFEETVRAFNLSERFRTPVTVLTDEVLGHMREMMIVPEAGALDVLDREKPEVPADWYKHFELTANFVSPMASFGEGYRYNVSGLTHDQAGFPTNVPSEIREKLDKLKLKIERFTDEIIKIRTEMIDDARIAVISCGTVARAAIQAVKIARDNRLKVGAIQPLTLWPFPDNQLRQLLTNVRKVIVAELNMGQVVNEIRRIVPDHTEVFFLGRYDGEVMTPQQIYEKIKEVK
- a CDS encoding conserved hypothetical protein (Evidence 4 : Unknown function but conserved in other organisms) translates to MTDAESKPQVSGTTPEETNKTEGNLPPLNIFLHWCKGCNICIAYCPNKVLEPDRDGKPILAHPEKCTQCAICWLHCPDFAITSNYK